In a genomic window of Littorina saxatilis isolate snail1 linkage group LG6, US_GU_Lsax_2.0, whole genome shotgun sequence:
- the LOC138969377 gene encoding F-box/LRR-repeat protein 21-like produces the protein MAECRGETLETDTCGTFSESQRGDPGNVGASLGSHMGGDLGEGEGGEGCDYDFSYLPEPVWVKVMEYLPLSDQYHVSVTCRVLYDVFNHPSNWKSARLEVVGGEHNFKLMKSFMADRFRIIVEKFGHYFQHLTVTVQGHLVAMEDSVRNIVTQLSDVCRLEHLVLEVGMLTSDFHLAGLRPVRQDLHNILLLVTKAFRLKKLEVVSWPMFPELFEKADMNVFEAMKANAKLAGLQWLSLFWMKNKQWSQRSPLLPSPTYTRGLVAHFTSLQHLALRSPMLSDELLKELAAPSRCRLLTLRVLLQYSAGADAYDHLPNLLAASWLSLRERSPALEVEFAIMSRISDIVLEAMLMPEVPLTTFRVLKYARCSSALLLTLSERYRPTLRSFLCYSDPTDCGEALVRLAERCTGLDTLVFHGIVHCTALLTITQSRPHWKDFEFDEKCIVMEPKDDEFDEDTVIGRSNDGDLVQVRLVRFHGHQSESEREQQLNALKAEVSGRMDHAWRPL, from the coding sequence ATGGCAGAGTGCAGAGGAGAGACGCTGGAGACAGACACCTGTGGCACCTTCTCTGAGAGTCAAAGGGGGGATCCTGGAAACGTTGGTGCGTCTTTGGGATCGCACATGGGAGGTGAcctgggagagggagaggggggagaaggcTGTGACTATGACTTCAGTTACCTCCCTGAGCCGGTGTGGGTGAAAGTGATGGAGTACCTTCCCCTGTCTGACCAGTACCATGTCTCAGTGACATGTCGTGTCCTGTATGACGTTTTCAATCACCCAAGCAACTGGAAGTCCGCACGCCTCGAGGTGGTTGGAGGGGAGCATAACTTTAAACTGATGAAGTCCTTCATGGCTGACAGGTTCAGAATTATTGTGGAGAAGTTTGGTCATTATTTTCAGCATCTGACGGTGACAGTGCAAGGCCACCTGGTGGCCATGGAGGATAGCGTGCGGAACATCGTGACCCAGTTGTCGGACGTGTGTCGCCTGGAACACCTGGTGCTGGAGGTGGGAATGCTGACGTCGGACTTCCACCTGGCGGGGCTGCGACCTGTGCGACAGGACCTGCACAACATCCTGCTGCTGGTCACCAAGGCATTCCGCCTGAAGAAGCTGGAGGTGGTGTCATGGCCCATGTTTCCCGAGCTGTTTGAGAAGGCGGACATGAACGTGTTTGAGGCGATGAAGGCAAACGCCAAGCTGGCAGGGCTGCAGTGGCTGAGCCTGTTCTGGATGAAGAACAAGCAGTGGTCACAGCGCTCCCCCCTGCTGCCCTCCCCCACCTATACCAGGGGCCTGGTGGCACACTTTACCTCCTTGCAGCACCTGGCGCTGAGGTCCCCCATGCTGAGCGACGAGTTACTGAAGGAACTGGCAGCCCCCTCGCGCTGCAGGCTGCTCACCCTGCGCGTCTTGCTGCAGTACTCGGCTGGCGCCGACGCttacgaccacctgcccaatCTCCTGGCCGCATCGTGGCTGTCCCTGCGAGAGAGGAGCCCTGCACTGGAGGTGGAGTTTGCCATCATGTCTCGCATCTCTGACATCGTGCTGGAAGCCATGCTGATGCCTGAGGTGCCCCTGACCACATTCCGCGTCCTGAAGTACGCACGCTGCTCCTCCGCCCTCCTCCTTACACTGTCTGAGAGGTACAGACCCACACTGCGGTCCTTCCTGTGCTACAGCGACCCCACGGACTGTGGAGAGGCATTGGTGAGACTGGCCGAGCGCTGCACAGGACTGGATACGCTGGTGTTTCACGGCATTGTCCACTGCACTGCCTTGCTGACCATCACACAGTCACGTCCGCACTGGAAGGACTTTGAGTTTGATGAGAAGTGCATTGTGATGGAGCCaaaggatgatgagtttgacgAGGATACGGTGATTGGACGTAGTAACGATGGAGACCTGGTTCAGGTGAGACTGGTTCGTTTTCATGGCCACCAGTCAGAGTCAGAGCGAGAACAACAGCTGAATGCACTGAAAGCAGAGGTGTCTGGGAGAATGGATCACGCCTGGCGACCACTGTAA